TATCCCCTATAGCGTCCCCCACCTGTACCCTCCTGGAGGGGCGCGCGCCGCGGCGTTTCGCCCCGATGTCTTTTATCACGGCGGCCCTGTAGTCGCCGACTATGATTATGCCCTCGAGGACGACGGACTTCGACCTCCGCTCCGGCCTCGGCGTCTTCCTGGACGCCGGCCTCGGAGGCGCCACTTCGCCGGCGCCCTCCTTCCTGGCGTCATGAAAGAGGTTGCGCTCGATAATGCCGGCATAGAGCTCCCCGGCCTTTGTCCGCCCGTCACCACCCTCCCGGAGGGTGCTTCCGGGAGAAGAGAGTACCGCGGCGTCCTTCCCCGCGCCCTCGCCCGCCGCGCCGCCGGGGGCCACGTCGACAAACAACGTCCGCACAAAGCGCCCGCCTGCAAAGACGGCCAGGACCAGCGCGGCTACCTGTAAGAAGAGCAGAGCCCTCGTCATCTCAACACCCCGGCTACCCATATCCGCGTATTTACCCTAACCGGAGCCACCTTCTTCAATAACCGCCAGCCCGTCTACCGTAAGGGTCGTACTCAACCGCGAACTCCCTTTGATGACGGAGCCTTTCGCGGTAACCGCGGAGACGGTCATAAGCCTCCCGCTCGTATCGATATCGTGGAGCAGGTCGACAAGGCCCCTTATACCGCTCTCGGTGACCACGACGACCGACACCCTGCTGTATTCGTCGAGTGTTACAGCCTTCGCTATACGCACGCTTTTAACGTTCACTTTGTGCTCCCTGGCCTTTGTCTGTACGAACTTCTGGAGGCGTGCCGCGGCCAGGGCCTGGGTCCTTGCCTTGAACAAAAGCCCGCCGGCTTCCTTGAGGGCCTCCGCGCCCCGCTCTCTCCTGGGCTCCCAGTCCTTCTTCGCCTCCACGGTGCTCCGGTAACGCTCCAGCAGGGCGGCCTTGAGCTCGACCTTCTCATGGAGGGTCTGCTCGTGAGCCACAAGGAAGCCGTAAACCGCCTTGCCCGCGACCAGCAGCGCCAGGACGCCCGCAATAGCCAGCAACCCCTGAACTCTTTTGCTTATATTCACTGTTTACGCACCACCGTGGCCTTGATCCTGAACTCCTCCGTGGCCCTGTCTTTGGTAGCGGCCTTGTTGCCCGCTCTGGCCGCGGTCCTTGCGTTCTTCCTTGTCATAGTAGCGGAGAAGCGCACGTCCTCGAACATGGGGGAGGCGTCGAGGAGCGACAGCAGCGTAACGGCCGACG
The sequence above is drawn from the Thermodesulfobacteriota bacterium genome and encodes:
- the gspM gene encoding type II secretion system protein GspM — encoded protein: MNISKRVQGLLAIAGVLALLVAGKAVYGFLVAHEQTLHEKVELKAALLERYRSTVEAKKDWEPRRERGAEALKEAGGLLFKARTQALAAARLQKFVQTKAREHKVNVKSVRIAKAVTLDEYSRVSVVVVTESGIRGLVDLLHDIDTSGRLMTVSAVTAKGSVIKGSSRLSTTLTVDGLAVIEEGGSG